One genomic window of Pirellulales bacterium includes the following:
- a CDS encoding menaquinone biosynthesis protein — MATRLKVGAVTYLNTKPLVYHLEQFAPQAELSFDLPSRLADRLARGQLDVALIPSVEYFHDPAYSIVSDACIACRGPVLSVKLFCRVPVRQVRTLALDEGSRTSAALIRILLKEKFDLEPRCEPLPISAAWSDADFDAVLLIGDRAMHSPAGRFAEVWDVGDQWCRWAGWPFVFAMWVARGGVDVRELEPALAEARDCGVANLEQIAEVEAAPLGLTVPQCLAYLRDYLHFYLGAHERHGLQLFYQKASELGLAPAGFPLAGTIA, encoded by the coding sequence ATGGCCACGCGCCTCAAGGTCGGGGCGGTTACTTACCTGAATACCAAGCCCTTGGTTTACCACTTAGAGCAATTTGCGCCACAAGCGGAATTGAGTTTTGATTTGCCCAGCCGCCTGGCAGATCGCTTGGCCCGAGGGCAACTTGACGTGGCGTTGATTCCGTCGGTCGAGTATTTCCACGATCCCGCTTATTCGATCGTTTCCGATGCCTGCATTGCTTGTCGCGGTCCGGTGCTAAGCGTAAAGTTGTTTTGCCGTGTGCCGGTGAGGCAAGTTCGTACTTTGGCCTTGGACGAAGGGTCGCGGACCAGCGCCGCTTTAATCCGCATTTTGCTGAAAGAGAAATTTGATTTGGAGCCCCGCTGCGAACCGTTGCCCATCAGCGCCGCATGGAGCGATGCCGACTTCGACGCGGTGCTGCTGATTGGCGACCGGGCCATGCACTCGCCGGCAGGTAGGTTTGCCGAAGTTTGGGACGTGGGCGATCAATGGTGTCGCTGGGCAGGGTGGCCGTTTGTGTTCGCCATGTGGGTAGCGCGTGGCGGAGTTGACGTGCGCGAGTTGGAGCCGGCCTTGGCGGAGGCTCGTGATTGCGGAGTGGCGAATTTGGAACAAATTGCCGAGGTGGAAGCGGCTCCGCTGGGTTTGACCGTGCCGCAATGTCTGGCGTATTTGCGAGATTACTTGCATTTTTATCTTGGAGCGCACGAACGCCACGGATTGCAATTGTTTTATCAAAAAGCCA